The Halobacillus amylolyticus nucleotide sequence CAAATAAGTGTATCCACCAGGGAGGTCCCTTGTCCAAAGGAAAACTATGCGGTGCTCCCCAGTCGGATAACCCAGGTGAATACACATTTTGCCAAGATGGAGAAATTCTCCGCTGCCCTTGGCATGGACGTGAGTTTAATGTCAAAGACGACGGCCGAATGCTAGCCAATCCAAAACACAAACTGCCAAGCTTTCCTGTCAAAATCGAAGATGATTATGTCATCGTATATAAATAATCCGTTTAAACGAATGAGGTGATTTTGTGCAACAAGAACAACATGTCCATGACACAATTATTATCGGAGGAGGTCCCGCAGGCTTATTTTCAACCTTCTACGGTGGGATGCGCGGCATGGATATCCACTTAATTGAAAGTCTGCCGGAACTGGGTGGTCAGCTGACTGCATTATATCCGGAAAAATATATTTATGACGTTGCCGGATTCCCTAAGGTAAAAGCCAAGACACTGGTTCAGCAACTTGAAGAACAAGCACTAGCTTTTGACCCGCACGTATCACTAGACACATCTGTGTCACAAGTGGAAAAGCTGGACGAACAATTATTCCAGGTAACAACAACTAGTGGTGTTCATTTTTCAAAGACAGTGATCATCACTGGCGGAGTCGGTGCGTTTCAGCCCCAGCGGCTGCCCATTGACAATGCGGTAGATTACGAAGGCTCCCACCTGTATTACAGCGTTAGCGATATCGAGGCCTTTCGGAATAAAAAAGTCTTGATTTCGGGTGGAGGAGATTCTGCTGTTGACTGGGCATTAACCTTGGAATCTGTGGCCGAAGAAGTTACATTGGTTCACCGTCGTGACAAGTTTCGTGCCCACGAACAGAGTGTAGAACAATTATATGCGTCCTCCATTAACATGCTTACCCCCTATGTTATTAACTCTCTTTCAGGTAAAAATGGAGAATTGAAACAAGTAACCATTGCGGATAAGAAAAATACAGAAGAAAAAACTTTGGACATTGATTCACTTATTGTCAGTCACGGATTCAAATCAAACCTCGGACCAATCCAGGATTGGGGAATAGAACTACAAAAGAAGTCCATTGTAGTGAATCCTAAAATGGAAACAAACATTAAAGGAATTTATGCCGCCGGTGATATCACCACCCACGAAGGGAAGGTAAACCTTATTGCCTCTGGATTCGGAGAGGGACCGATAGCAATAAATTATGCTAAAGCCTATATCGATCCTAAATCTCGGGTACAGCCTATGCATAGTACTAGCCTTTTCTAAGAGCAGATGCATGAACAAAACAATGATCTATATTAAGTAGGAGGATGCCTCATGAATGTAAAAAGGATGTTTATAAACGGGGAATGGATCCAACCACAAACTGAACAAACACGTGATATTATTAACCCCTTTAATCAGGAGGTTATCGCTAAAGCGACTGAGGGTAATCAAACTATCGTCCGAGAAGCAATCCAGGCCGCTCGAATTGCTTTTGACACCGGAGATTGGCGAAACACTCCTGCCTCAGAGCGTGGGAAGCTTTTGTCAAAAGTCGCTTCTCTTATTGAACGAGATAAAGAAGAACTAGCCGAACTAGAAACCCTGGATACCGGTAAAACAATAGTAGAAAGCCGTGCAGATATGGATGATATCGCTGAAGTGTTTCGATACTATGCTGGTCTTGCTGATAAGGATGGCGGAGAAATCATTGACTCCCCTATCCCCCATTCTGCGAGCAAGGTTGTTCGTGAACCGGTGGGTGTATGTGCCCAAGTCACGCCATGGAATTATCCGTTGCTGCAAGCTTCCTGGAAGATTGCTCCTGCCCTAGCAGCTGGTAATACCGTGGTGATCAAGCCTAGTGAGATCACCCCACTTACTACTGTAAAAGTAACCGAGTTAATAGAAGAAGCAGGGATACCAAATGGTGTGTTTAACCTAGTATTAGGCTCTGGAGAAACGGTTGGGCAAGAATTAGCTGATAACCACCAGGTGGATCTTATCTCCTTCACGGGCGGCATTCACACCGGTAAGAAAATCATGAAATCTGCGGCCGACACCATGAAAAACATAGCCTTAGAGCTCGGAGGCAAAAATCCAAACATTGTTTTTGCCGATGCTGATTTGGAAACAGCACTAGATCAGGCGCTTAATGCCGCTTATTTCCATGCAGGTCAAGTATGCTCCGCTGGGGCTCGACTGATTTTGGAAGATAAAATCCATGATCAATTCGTCTCCGAGTTAGTTGAGCGTGTAAAAAACATCAAGCTCGGCAATGGTTTTGACGAGATAACGCAATCCGGACCCATGATTTCAGCTGAACACCGCCGCAAAGTGGAAGGCTATGTAGAGCTAGGGAAGCAGGAAGGTGCTACATTACGCACTGGCGGAAAGCGCCCTGATTCCCCTGAATTACAAAACGGTTTCTTTTATGAGCCAACCATATTTACAGACTGTACAACAGATATGAGAATAGTCCAAGAAGAGGTATTCGGCCCCGTGCTAACGGTCGAGCGTTTTACT carries:
- a CDS encoding Rieske (2Fe-2S) protein, which encodes MKQQTVCHVNDMQPGELRETELGRISIVVCKTPDGEFYAFTNKCIHQGGPLSKGKLCGAPQSDNPGEYTFCQDGEILRCPWHGREFNVKDDGRMLANPKHKLPSFPVKIEDDYVIVYK
- a CDS encoding NAD(P)/FAD-dependent oxidoreductase, giving the protein MQQEQHVHDTIIIGGGPAGLFSTFYGGMRGMDIHLIESLPELGGQLTALYPEKYIYDVAGFPKVKAKTLVQQLEEQALAFDPHVSLDTSVSQVEKLDEQLFQVTTTSGVHFSKTVIITGGVGAFQPQRLPIDNAVDYEGSHLYYSVSDIEAFRNKKVLISGGGDSAVDWALTLESVAEEVTLVHRRDKFRAHEQSVEQLYASSINMLTPYVINSLSGKNGELKQVTIADKKNTEEKTLDIDSLIVSHGFKSNLGPIQDWGIELQKKSIVVNPKMETNIKGIYAAGDITTHEGKVNLIASGFGEGPIAINYAKAYIDPKSRVQPMHSTSLF
- the betB gene encoding betaine-aldehyde dehydrogenase, which codes for MNVKRMFINGEWIQPQTEQTRDIINPFNQEVIAKATEGNQTIVREAIQAARIAFDTGDWRNTPASERGKLLSKVASLIERDKEELAELETLDTGKTIVESRADMDDIAEVFRYYAGLADKDGGEIIDSPIPHSASKVVREPVGVCAQVTPWNYPLLQASWKIAPALAAGNTVVIKPSEITPLTTVKVTELIEEAGIPNGVFNLVLGSGETVGQELADNHQVDLISFTGGIHTGKKIMKSAADTMKNIALELGGKNPNIVFADADLETALDQALNAAYFHAGQVCSAGARLILEDKIHDQFVSELVERVKNIKLGNGFDEITQSGPMISAEHRRKVEGYVELGKQEGATLRTGGKRPDSPELQNGFFYEPTIFTDCTTDMRIVQEEVFGPVLTVERFTTKEEAIQLANDSIYGLAGGIWTEDTLKANQVAAELRMGTVWINDFHPYFAQAPWGGYKQSGIGRELGKSGLEEYTEVKHIFQNTKPEPINWFN